One part of the Epinephelus fuscoguttatus linkage group LG12, E.fuscoguttatus.final_Chr_v1 genome encodes these proteins:
- the emsy gene encoding BRCA2-interacting transcriptional repressor EMSY isoform X1 produces the protein MPMIQLEKPVLTGTMPVVWPTILDLGRDECKRILRKLELEAYAGVISALRAQGDLTKDKKDLLGELTKILGISTERHRAEVRRAVNDERLTTIAYHMSGPNSSSEWSIEGRRLVPLMPRLVPQTAFTVTANAVASATANQNASLLLPAETGNKEVVVCYSYTSTTCTSTSATATSGTIGATVKSPRPPSPSSNVVVLPSGSTVYVKSVSCSDEDEKPRKRRRTNSSSSSPVMLKEVAKVTPPVSKNITVPVSGSPKMSNIMQSIANSLPPHLSPVKITFTKPTIQTTSTTTQKVIIVTTSPSSNFVPNILSKSHAHNNAALSKLVSTSILTTPSQKQTVVFPASSSPSSNTIAVTTVVSSTPSTVMSTVATCAASAAVKVASARLPSPKTLVGSPAQILAQFPKQQSPKQLQQGSSMGACSVSQTQTTSTSPGSKPTIQIKQESGVKIITQQVQPSKILPKPSSVALSSSSSSPIMVVSSNGAIMTTKLVTQPTATQTTYTRPTVSPSLGARISASSGGTTYVKTTSGSIITVVPKSLATLGGKIISSNIVSGTTTKITTIPMTSKPNVIVVQKTTGKGATIQGLPGKNVVTTLLNAGGEKALQAVQGTKPAIITASRPITKMIVTQPKGMSSGSQSTATKIIPTKIVYGQQGKTQVLIKPKPVFQTAVVSEQTRQLVTETLQQVSRSVDIGGQGQTSGQDGSTKDEPGGSLASEASHGSAQEPQPVVHVVSSREQDWTEQEISVESSPTIIYQEVSGGESQSATSTIKALLELQQTTVKEKGEAKPRQHTIDLSQMAVPIQLAQEKKPSPESPRPSTSEAEPSTEYVTAGKVISRVGAPAEDDSMVMSSSQQLGKPYKISSQVTMVTKPAAPVSSAATSASHVSQPSDSHGKTETVLEVGELEGDTLDPQTGLFYRSSQPATDPMKQTTHSTAAQPPPSSQAEAEQSRQTSASSQPPPQLHSKPQISQPSSSSTAFPSTLALTKKLPKLREQSQPKPQALTQSPKDRPLTAPAQTGAKVTTPGTPTKPLLTPQLPKLQQAPTSHHRPLHTPMSHPPPLQAHHPVSTEKTASSQQPIITQSATVTKITFGSSHHSSPVFSSGEATAKLIPESSSGPSGDKPSVSDILKISMMEAEIDPSTEPMVVDSSSDCGPLGKALEVQAVSGTLDSGQFISSSGASMHHSHTKPQQFSCMQGLTAQRSKEDLEVIEVIPQYSILPDSSQSNVVVEPSGFLEITNYTSQQLEEDSPMEQEVDSSNDEATAASPPDQP, from the exons ATG CCCATGATTCAGCTGGAGAAACCAGTGCTGACTGGTACCATGCCTGTGGTATGGCCCACCATCCTTGACCTGGGCAGGGATGAGTGCAAAAGAATTCTCCGCAAACTGG AGCTGGAGGCTTACGCTGGGGTTATCAGTGCCCTGCGAGCCCAAGGAGACCTGACAAAGGACAAGAAGGATCTGCTGGGAGAACTCACTAAAATTCTTGG TATCTCAACAGAGCGCCATCGTGCAGAAGTCCGCAGGGCTGTCAATGATGAACGCCTCACCACCATTGCATATCA caTGTCAGGTCCTAACAGCTCGTCTGAATGGTCCATTGAAGGACGCCGGCTTGTTCCCTTGATGCCGAGGCTGGTCCCTCAGACAGCCTTTACTGTGACTGCTAATGCTGTGGCCAGTGccacagccaatcagaatgcATCCCTGCTGTTGCCAGCTGAAACGGGAAACAAAGAAG TGGTTGTATGCTACTCCTACACAAGCACCACCTGCACCTCCACCAGCGCTACAGCAACCAGCGGCACCATAGGAGCGACTGTGAAATCACCAAGACCTCCCAGCCCTTCATCCAATGTGGTGGTGCTGCCCAGCGGGAGCACGGTCTATGTGAAAA GTGTGAGTTGTTCTGACGAGGACGAGAAGCCTCGTAAGCGACGGCGGACCAACTCGTCCAGCTCGTCGCCGGTGATGCTTAAGGAGGTTGCCAAGGTTACCCCGCCGGTATCCAAGAACATCACAGTGCCAGTGAGCGGCAGCCCCAAGATGAGCAACATCATGCAGAGCATCGCCAACTCGCTGCCACCCCACTTGTCCCCCGTGAAGATCACCTTCACCAAGCCTACCATCCAGACTACCAGCACCACCACGCAGAAG GTGATCATCGTGACGACTTCTCCCAGCTCCAACTTTGTGCCCAACATCCTGTCCAAGTCTCACGCTCACAATAATGCCGCTCTATCCAAGCTGGTCTCCACCTCCATTCTGACTACACCCTCCCAGAAACAGACGGTGGTCTTTCCAGCCAGCTCCAGCCCTTCTTCCAACACTATCGCAGTGACCACAGTGGTCTCCTCTACGCCCTCAACAGTCATGTCAACTGTAGCAACAT GTGCTGCTTCAGCTGCAGTGAAGGTGGCTTCAGCCAGACTTCCTTCCCCTAAAACCCTGGTGGGGTCACCGGCTCAGATCCTGGCCCAGTTCCCCAAACAGCAGTCACccaaacagctgcagcagggcTCATCTATGGGAGCGTGTAGTGTAAGCCAGACCCAGACCACCTCCACCTCACCAGGTTCCAAGCCCACCATTCAGATCAAACAGGAGTCCG GGGTCAAGATAATCACTCAGCAGGTTCAGCCCAGCAAAATCCTGCCTAAGCCTTCATCAGTGGCGTTGTCCAGCAGCAGCTCGTCCCCCATCATGGTCGTCAGTAGCAACGGAGCCATTATGACCACCAAACTGGTCACTCAGCCCACAG CTACCCAGACCACCTATACGAGACCAACTGTTAGCCCCAGCCTCGGTGCCAGAATATCAGCCTCCAGTGGTGGGACCACCTACGTCAAGACCACCAGCGGCAGCATCATTACAGTGGTGCCAAAGTCTCTGGCTACTCTGGGTGGGAAGATCATCAGCAGTAACATCGTCTCCG GCACAACGACTAAGATCACCACCATCCCCATGACCTCCAAGCCAAATGTCATTGTGGTTCAGAAAACCACAGGGAAGGGGGCGACCATCCAAGGACTACCTGGCAAGAACGTGGTCACCACACTTTTAAATGCCGGG GGTGAGAAGGCCCTGCAGGCTGTTCAGGGGACAAAACCAGCGATCATCACTGCCTCCAGACCCATTACCAAGATGATTGTCACCCAGCCCAAAGGCATGAGCTCTGGATCCCAGTCCACTGCCACCAAGATCATCCCAACAAAGATCGTTTACGGCCAGCAGGGCAAAACACAG GTTCTCATCAAGCCCAAACCCGTCTTCCAGACGGCGGTGGTGAGCGAACAGACCCGGCAGCTGGTCACTGAGACGCTGCAGCAGGTGTCCCGCTCAGTAGACATCGGGGGGCAGGGACAGACCTCAGGCCAGGATGGGTCCACAAAGGACGAGCCAGGGGGCAGCCTAGCCAGCGAGGCCTCTCATGGCAGCGCTCAAG AGCCTCAGCCTGTAGTGCATGTGGTGTCCTCCAGAGAGCAGGATTGGACAGAGCAGGAAATATCTGTTGAGTCCAGCCCCACTATTATCTACCAGGAAGTGTCTGGCGGGGAATCCCAGTCCGCCACTTCCACCATCAAAGCCCTGCTGGAGCTGCAACAGACAACAG TGAAGGAGAAGGGAGAGGCCAAACCCAGACAGCACACCATCGACCTGAGCCAGATGGCTGTGCCCATCCAGCTGGCCCAGGAGAAGAAGCCCAGCCCGGAGTCCCCAAGGCCCTCCACCTCAGAGGCTGAGCCCAGCACTGAATACGTCACAGCAG GTAAAGTCATCAGCAGAGTGGGAGCACCTGCAGAGGACGACAGCATGGTCATGTCCTCCAGTCAGCAGCTGGGGAAGCCTTACAAAATCAGCAGCCAGGTTACCATGGTAACCAAACCAGCTGCTCCCGTCTCCTCTGCAGCCACGTCCGCGTCACACGTCAGCCAG CCCTCTGACAGCCACGGTAAAACTGAGACTGTGTTAGAGGTGGGCGAGTTGGAAGGCGACACCTTGGACCCTCAGACGGGCTTGTTTTACCGCTCCAGCCAACCAGCCACAGATCCCATGAAGCAAACCACCCACTCCACAGCTGCTCAGCCGCCTCCCTCGAGCCAGGCAGAAGCCGAGCAGAGCCGGCAAACCTCCGCCTCCAGCCAGCCGCCGCCACAACTGCACAGCAAACCTCAAATCAGCCagccttcttcttcctccactgCCTTCCCCTCCACTCTTGCTCTGACTAAGAAACTCCCAAAACTACGAGAGCAGAGTCAGCCCAAACCCCAGGCCTTAACCCAGAGCCCCAAAGACAGACCCCTGACTGCCCCAGCCCAAACTGGGGCAAAGGTCACGACCCCAGGCACACCAACCAAGCCCCTGTTGACACCGCAGCTACCAAAGCTCCAGCAAGCACCCACGTCCCACCACAGACCTCTGCACACACCCATGTCCCACCCTCCTCCACTGCAGGCGCACCACCCTGTCAGCACTGAAAAGACTGCCTCCAGTCAG CAGCCAATCATCACACAGAGCGCCACCGTCACCAAGATCACATTTGGCAGCTCCCACCATTCATCGCCGGTCTTCAGCAGCGGCGAGGCCACTGCCAAACTGATCCCCGAGTCCAGCTCTGGGCCCTCTGGAGACAAGCCCTCGGTGTCGGACATCCTGAAGATCTCCATGATGGAAGCGGAAATCGATCCGAGCACAGAGCCCATGGTGGTGGATTCTTCCAGCGACTGTGGCCCACTGGGAAAAGCCCTGGAGGTCCAGGCCGTGTCAGGCACGCTGGACTCGGGCCAGTTTATAAGCAGCTCTGGGGCCTCAATGCATCACTCCCACACAAAGCCTCAGCAATTCAGCTGCATGCAGGGCCTCACAGCACAGAGGAGCAAAGAAGACCTAGAGGTCATTGAG
- the emsy gene encoding BRCA2-interacting transcriptional repressor EMSY isoform X3 has product MPMIQLEKPVLTGTMPVVWPTILDLGRDECKRILRKLELEAYAGVISALRAQGDLTKDKKDLLGELTKILGISTERHRAEVRRAVNDERLTTIAYHMSGPNSSSEWSIEGRRLVPLMPRLVPQTAFTVTANAVASATANQNASLLLPAETGNKEVVVCYSYTSTTCTSTSATATSGTIGATVKSPRPPSPSSNVVVLPSGSTVYVKSVSCSDEDEKPRKRRRTNSSSSSPVMLKEVAKVTPPVSKNITVPVSGSPKMSNIMQSIANSLPPHLSPVKITFTKPTIQTTSTTTQKVIIVTTSPSSNFVPNILSKSHAHNNAALSKLVSTSILTTPSQKQTVVFPASSSPSSNTIAVTTVVSSTPSTVMSTVATCAASAAVKVASARLPSPKTLVGSPAQILAQFPKQQSPKQLQQGSSMGACSVSQTQTTSTSPGSKPTIQIKQESGVKIITQQVQPSKILPKPSSVALSSSSSSPIMVVSSNGAIMTTKLVTQPTATQTTYTRPTVSPSLGARISASSGGTTYVKTTSGSIITVVPKSLATLGGKIISSNIVSGTTTKITTIPMTSKPNVIVVQKTTGKGATIQGLPGKNVVTTLLNAGGEKALQAVQGTKPAIITASRPITKMIVTQPKGMSSGSQSTATKIIPTKIVYGQQGKTQVLIKPKPVFQTAVVSEQTRQLVTETLQQVSRSVDIGGQGQTSGQDGSTKDEPGGSLASEASHGSAQEPQPVVHVVSSREQDWTEQEISVESSPTIIYQEVSGGESQSATSTIKALLELQQTTVKEKGEAKPRQHTIDLSQMAVPIQLAQEKKPSPESPRPSTSEAEPSTEYVTAGKVISRVGAPAEDDSMVMSSSQQLGKPYKISSQVTMVTKPAAPVSSAATSASHVSQPSDSHGKTETVLEVGELEGDTLDPQTGLFYRSSQPATDPMKQTTHSTAAQPPPSSQAEAEQSRQTSASSQPPPQLHSKPQISQPSSSSTAFPSTLALTKKLPKLREQSQPKPQALTQSPKDRPLTAPAQTGAKVTTPGTPTKPLLTPQLPKLQQAPTSHHRPLHTPMSHPPPLQAHHPVSTEKTASSQQPIITQSATVTKITFGSSHHSSPVFSSGEATAKLIPESSSGPSGDKPSVSDILKISMMEAEIDPSTEPMVVDSSSDCGPLGKALEVQAVSGTLDSGQFISSSGASMHHSHTKPQQFSCMQGLTAQRSKEDLEVIEYSILPDSSQSNVVVEPSGFLEITNYTSQQLEEDSPMEQEVDSSNDEATAASPPDQP; this is encoded by the exons ATG CCCATGATTCAGCTGGAGAAACCAGTGCTGACTGGTACCATGCCTGTGGTATGGCCCACCATCCTTGACCTGGGCAGGGATGAGTGCAAAAGAATTCTCCGCAAACTGG AGCTGGAGGCTTACGCTGGGGTTATCAGTGCCCTGCGAGCCCAAGGAGACCTGACAAAGGACAAGAAGGATCTGCTGGGAGAACTCACTAAAATTCTTGG TATCTCAACAGAGCGCCATCGTGCAGAAGTCCGCAGGGCTGTCAATGATGAACGCCTCACCACCATTGCATATCA caTGTCAGGTCCTAACAGCTCGTCTGAATGGTCCATTGAAGGACGCCGGCTTGTTCCCTTGATGCCGAGGCTGGTCCCTCAGACAGCCTTTACTGTGACTGCTAATGCTGTGGCCAGTGccacagccaatcagaatgcATCCCTGCTGTTGCCAGCTGAAACGGGAAACAAAGAAG TGGTTGTATGCTACTCCTACACAAGCACCACCTGCACCTCCACCAGCGCTACAGCAACCAGCGGCACCATAGGAGCGACTGTGAAATCACCAAGACCTCCCAGCCCTTCATCCAATGTGGTGGTGCTGCCCAGCGGGAGCACGGTCTATGTGAAAA GTGTGAGTTGTTCTGACGAGGACGAGAAGCCTCGTAAGCGACGGCGGACCAACTCGTCCAGCTCGTCGCCGGTGATGCTTAAGGAGGTTGCCAAGGTTACCCCGCCGGTATCCAAGAACATCACAGTGCCAGTGAGCGGCAGCCCCAAGATGAGCAACATCATGCAGAGCATCGCCAACTCGCTGCCACCCCACTTGTCCCCCGTGAAGATCACCTTCACCAAGCCTACCATCCAGACTACCAGCACCACCACGCAGAAG GTGATCATCGTGACGACTTCTCCCAGCTCCAACTTTGTGCCCAACATCCTGTCCAAGTCTCACGCTCACAATAATGCCGCTCTATCCAAGCTGGTCTCCACCTCCATTCTGACTACACCCTCCCAGAAACAGACGGTGGTCTTTCCAGCCAGCTCCAGCCCTTCTTCCAACACTATCGCAGTGACCACAGTGGTCTCCTCTACGCCCTCAACAGTCATGTCAACTGTAGCAACAT GTGCTGCTTCAGCTGCAGTGAAGGTGGCTTCAGCCAGACTTCCTTCCCCTAAAACCCTGGTGGGGTCACCGGCTCAGATCCTGGCCCAGTTCCCCAAACAGCAGTCACccaaacagctgcagcagggcTCATCTATGGGAGCGTGTAGTGTAAGCCAGACCCAGACCACCTCCACCTCACCAGGTTCCAAGCCCACCATTCAGATCAAACAGGAGTCCG GGGTCAAGATAATCACTCAGCAGGTTCAGCCCAGCAAAATCCTGCCTAAGCCTTCATCAGTGGCGTTGTCCAGCAGCAGCTCGTCCCCCATCATGGTCGTCAGTAGCAACGGAGCCATTATGACCACCAAACTGGTCACTCAGCCCACAG CTACCCAGACCACCTATACGAGACCAACTGTTAGCCCCAGCCTCGGTGCCAGAATATCAGCCTCCAGTGGTGGGACCACCTACGTCAAGACCACCAGCGGCAGCATCATTACAGTGGTGCCAAAGTCTCTGGCTACTCTGGGTGGGAAGATCATCAGCAGTAACATCGTCTCCG GCACAACGACTAAGATCACCACCATCCCCATGACCTCCAAGCCAAATGTCATTGTGGTTCAGAAAACCACAGGGAAGGGGGCGACCATCCAAGGACTACCTGGCAAGAACGTGGTCACCACACTTTTAAATGCCGGG GGTGAGAAGGCCCTGCAGGCTGTTCAGGGGACAAAACCAGCGATCATCACTGCCTCCAGACCCATTACCAAGATGATTGTCACCCAGCCCAAAGGCATGAGCTCTGGATCCCAGTCCACTGCCACCAAGATCATCCCAACAAAGATCGTTTACGGCCAGCAGGGCAAAACACAG GTTCTCATCAAGCCCAAACCCGTCTTCCAGACGGCGGTGGTGAGCGAACAGACCCGGCAGCTGGTCACTGAGACGCTGCAGCAGGTGTCCCGCTCAGTAGACATCGGGGGGCAGGGACAGACCTCAGGCCAGGATGGGTCCACAAAGGACGAGCCAGGGGGCAGCCTAGCCAGCGAGGCCTCTCATGGCAGCGCTCAAG AGCCTCAGCCTGTAGTGCATGTGGTGTCCTCCAGAGAGCAGGATTGGACAGAGCAGGAAATATCTGTTGAGTCCAGCCCCACTATTATCTACCAGGAAGTGTCTGGCGGGGAATCCCAGTCCGCCACTTCCACCATCAAAGCCCTGCTGGAGCTGCAACAGACAACAG TGAAGGAGAAGGGAGAGGCCAAACCCAGACAGCACACCATCGACCTGAGCCAGATGGCTGTGCCCATCCAGCTGGCCCAGGAGAAGAAGCCCAGCCCGGAGTCCCCAAGGCCCTCCACCTCAGAGGCTGAGCCCAGCACTGAATACGTCACAGCAG GTAAAGTCATCAGCAGAGTGGGAGCACCTGCAGAGGACGACAGCATGGTCATGTCCTCCAGTCAGCAGCTGGGGAAGCCTTACAAAATCAGCAGCCAGGTTACCATGGTAACCAAACCAGCTGCTCCCGTCTCCTCTGCAGCCACGTCCGCGTCACACGTCAGCCAG CCCTCTGACAGCCACGGTAAAACTGAGACTGTGTTAGAGGTGGGCGAGTTGGAAGGCGACACCTTGGACCCTCAGACGGGCTTGTTTTACCGCTCCAGCCAACCAGCCACAGATCCCATGAAGCAAACCACCCACTCCACAGCTGCTCAGCCGCCTCCCTCGAGCCAGGCAGAAGCCGAGCAGAGCCGGCAAACCTCCGCCTCCAGCCAGCCGCCGCCACAACTGCACAGCAAACCTCAAATCAGCCagccttcttcttcctccactgCCTTCCCCTCCACTCTTGCTCTGACTAAGAAACTCCCAAAACTACGAGAGCAGAGTCAGCCCAAACCCCAGGCCTTAACCCAGAGCCCCAAAGACAGACCCCTGACTGCCCCAGCCCAAACTGGGGCAAAGGTCACGACCCCAGGCACACCAACCAAGCCCCTGTTGACACCGCAGCTACCAAAGCTCCAGCAAGCACCCACGTCCCACCACAGACCTCTGCACACACCCATGTCCCACCCTCCTCCACTGCAGGCGCACCACCCTGTCAGCACTGAAAAGACTGCCTCCAGTCAG CAGCCAATCATCACACAGAGCGCCACCGTCACCAAGATCACATTTGGCAGCTCCCACCATTCATCGCCGGTCTTCAGCAGCGGCGAGGCCACTGCCAAACTGATCCCCGAGTCCAGCTCTGGGCCCTCTGGAGACAAGCCCTCGGTGTCGGACATCCTGAAGATCTCCATGATGGAAGCGGAAATCGATCCGAGCACAGAGCCCATGGTGGTGGATTCTTCCAGCGACTGTGGCCCACTGGGAAAAGCCCTGGAGGTCCAGGCCGTGTCAGGCACGCTGGACTCGGGCCAGTTTATAAGCAGCTCTGGGGCCTCAATGCATCACTCCCACACAAAGCCTCAGCAATTCAGCTGCATGCAGGGCCTCACAGCACAGAGGAGCAAAGAAGACCTAGAGGTCATTGAG
- the emsy gene encoding BRCA2-interacting transcriptional repressor EMSY isoform X2 produces the protein MPMIQLEKPVLTGTMPVVWPTILDLGRDECKRILRKLELEAYAGVISALRAQGDLTKDKKDLLGELTKILGISTERHRAEVRRAVNDERLTTIAYHMSGPNSSSEWSIEGRRLVPLMPRLVPQTAFTVTANAVASATANQNASLLLPAETGNKEVVVCYSYTSTTCTSTSATATSGTIGATVKSPRPPSPSSNVVVLPSGSTVYVKSVSCSDEDEKPRKRRRTNSSSSSPVMLKEVAKVTPPVSKNITVPVSGSPKMSNIMQSIANSLPPHLSPVKITFTKPTIQTTSTTTQKVIIVTTSPSSNFVPNILSKSHAHNNAALSKLVSTSILTTPSQKQTVVFPASSSPSSNTIAVTTVVSSTPSTVMSTVATCAASAAVKVASARLPSPKTLVGSPAQILAQFPKQQSPKQLQQGSSMGACSVSQTQTTSTSPGSKPTIQIKQESGVKIITQQVQPSKILPKPSSVALSSSSSSPIMVVSSNGAIMTTKLVTQPTATQTTYTRPTVSPSLGARISASSGGTTYVKTTSGSIITVVPKSLATLGGKIISSNIVSGTTTKITTIPMTSKPNVIVVQKTTGKGATIQGLPGKNVVTTLLNAGGEKALQAVQGTKPAIITASRPITKMIVTQPKGMSSGSQSTATKIIPTKIVYGQQGKTQVLIKPKPVFQTAVVSEQTRQLVTETLQQVSRSVDIGGQGQTSGQDGSTKDEPGGSLASEASHGSAQEPQPVVHVVSSREQDWTEQEISVESSPTIIYQEVSGGESQSATSTIKALLELQQTTVKEKGEAKPRQHTIDLSQMAVPIQLAQEKKPSPESPRPSTSEAEPSTEYVTAGKVISRVGAPAEDDSMVMSSSQQLGKPYKISSQVTMVTKPAAPVSSAATSASHVSQPSDSHGKTETVLEVGELEGDTLDPQTGLFYRSSQPATDPMKQTTHSTAAQPPPSSQAEAEQSRQTSASSQPPPQLHSKPQISQPSSSSTAFPSTLALTKKLPKLREQSQPKPQALTQSPKDRPLTAPAQTGAKVTTPGTPTKPLLTPQLPKLQQAPTSHHRPLHTPMSHPPPLQAHHPVSTEKTASSQPIITQSATVTKITFGSSHHSSPVFSSGEATAKLIPESSSGPSGDKPSVSDILKISMMEAEIDPSTEPMVVDSSSDCGPLGKALEVQAVSGTLDSGQFISSSGASMHHSHTKPQQFSCMQGLTAQRSKEDLEVIEVIPQYSILPDSSQSNVVVEPSGFLEITNYTSQQLEEDSPMEQEVDSSNDEATAASPPDQP, from the exons ATG CCCATGATTCAGCTGGAGAAACCAGTGCTGACTGGTACCATGCCTGTGGTATGGCCCACCATCCTTGACCTGGGCAGGGATGAGTGCAAAAGAATTCTCCGCAAACTGG AGCTGGAGGCTTACGCTGGGGTTATCAGTGCCCTGCGAGCCCAAGGAGACCTGACAAAGGACAAGAAGGATCTGCTGGGAGAACTCACTAAAATTCTTGG TATCTCAACAGAGCGCCATCGTGCAGAAGTCCGCAGGGCTGTCAATGATGAACGCCTCACCACCATTGCATATCA caTGTCAGGTCCTAACAGCTCGTCTGAATGGTCCATTGAAGGACGCCGGCTTGTTCCCTTGATGCCGAGGCTGGTCCCTCAGACAGCCTTTACTGTGACTGCTAATGCTGTGGCCAGTGccacagccaatcagaatgcATCCCTGCTGTTGCCAGCTGAAACGGGAAACAAAGAAG TGGTTGTATGCTACTCCTACACAAGCACCACCTGCACCTCCACCAGCGCTACAGCAACCAGCGGCACCATAGGAGCGACTGTGAAATCACCAAGACCTCCCAGCCCTTCATCCAATGTGGTGGTGCTGCCCAGCGGGAGCACGGTCTATGTGAAAA GTGTGAGTTGTTCTGACGAGGACGAGAAGCCTCGTAAGCGACGGCGGACCAACTCGTCCAGCTCGTCGCCGGTGATGCTTAAGGAGGTTGCCAAGGTTACCCCGCCGGTATCCAAGAACATCACAGTGCCAGTGAGCGGCAGCCCCAAGATGAGCAACATCATGCAGAGCATCGCCAACTCGCTGCCACCCCACTTGTCCCCCGTGAAGATCACCTTCACCAAGCCTACCATCCAGACTACCAGCACCACCACGCAGAAG GTGATCATCGTGACGACTTCTCCCAGCTCCAACTTTGTGCCCAACATCCTGTCCAAGTCTCACGCTCACAATAATGCCGCTCTATCCAAGCTGGTCTCCACCTCCATTCTGACTACACCCTCCCAGAAACAGACGGTGGTCTTTCCAGCCAGCTCCAGCCCTTCTTCCAACACTATCGCAGTGACCACAGTGGTCTCCTCTACGCCCTCAACAGTCATGTCAACTGTAGCAACAT GTGCTGCTTCAGCTGCAGTGAAGGTGGCTTCAGCCAGACTTCCTTCCCCTAAAACCCTGGTGGGGTCACCGGCTCAGATCCTGGCCCAGTTCCCCAAACAGCAGTCACccaaacagctgcagcagggcTCATCTATGGGAGCGTGTAGTGTAAGCCAGACCCAGACCACCTCCACCTCACCAGGTTCCAAGCCCACCATTCAGATCAAACAGGAGTCCG GGGTCAAGATAATCACTCAGCAGGTTCAGCCCAGCAAAATCCTGCCTAAGCCTTCATCAGTGGCGTTGTCCAGCAGCAGCTCGTCCCCCATCATGGTCGTCAGTAGCAACGGAGCCATTATGACCACCAAACTGGTCACTCAGCCCACAG CTACCCAGACCACCTATACGAGACCAACTGTTAGCCCCAGCCTCGGTGCCAGAATATCAGCCTCCAGTGGTGGGACCACCTACGTCAAGACCACCAGCGGCAGCATCATTACAGTGGTGCCAAAGTCTCTGGCTACTCTGGGTGGGAAGATCATCAGCAGTAACATCGTCTCCG GCACAACGACTAAGATCACCACCATCCCCATGACCTCCAAGCCAAATGTCATTGTGGTTCAGAAAACCACAGGGAAGGGGGCGACCATCCAAGGACTACCTGGCAAGAACGTGGTCACCACACTTTTAAATGCCGGG GGTGAGAAGGCCCTGCAGGCTGTTCAGGGGACAAAACCAGCGATCATCACTGCCTCCAGACCCATTACCAAGATGATTGTCACCCAGCCCAAAGGCATGAGCTCTGGATCCCAGTCCACTGCCACCAAGATCATCCCAACAAAGATCGTTTACGGCCAGCAGGGCAAAACACAG GTTCTCATCAAGCCCAAACCCGTCTTCCAGACGGCGGTGGTGAGCGAACAGACCCGGCAGCTGGTCACTGAGACGCTGCAGCAGGTGTCCCGCTCAGTAGACATCGGGGGGCAGGGACAGACCTCAGGCCAGGATGGGTCCACAAAGGACGAGCCAGGGGGCAGCCTAGCCAGCGAGGCCTCTCATGGCAGCGCTCAAG AGCCTCAGCCTGTAGTGCATGTGGTGTCCTCCAGAGAGCAGGATTGGACAGAGCAGGAAATATCTGTTGAGTCCAGCCCCACTATTATCTACCAGGAAGTGTCTGGCGGGGAATCCCAGTCCGCCACTTCCACCATCAAAGCCCTGCTGGAGCTGCAACAGACAACAG TGAAGGAGAAGGGAGAGGCCAAACCCAGACAGCACACCATCGACCTGAGCCAGATGGCTGTGCCCATCCAGCTGGCCCAGGAGAAGAAGCCCAGCCCGGAGTCCCCAAGGCCCTCCACCTCAGAGGCTGAGCCCAGCACTGAATACGTCACAGCAG GTAAAGTCATCAGCAGAGTGGGAGCACCTGCAGAGGACGACAGCATGGTCATGTCCTCCAGTCAGCAGCTGGGGAAGCCTTACAAAATCAGCAGCCAGGTTACCATGGTAACCAAACCAGCTGCTCCCGTCTCCTCTGCAGCCACGTCCGCGTCACACGTCAGCCAG CCCTCTGACAGCCACGGTAAAACTGAGACTGTGTTAGAGGTGGGCGAGTTGGAAGGCGACACCTTGGACCCTCAGACGGGCTTGTTTTACCGCTCCAGCCAACCAGCCACAGATCCCATGAAGCAAACCACCCACTCCACAGCTGCTCAGCCGCCTCCCTCGAGCCAGGCAGAAGCCGAGCAGAGCCGGCAAACCTCCGCCTCCAGCCAGCCGCCGCCACAACTGCACAGCAAACCTCAAATCAGCCagccttcttcttcctccactgCCTTCCCCTCCACTCTTGCTCTGACTAAGAAACTCCCAAAACTACGAGAGCAGAGTCAGCCCAAACCCCAGGCCTTAACCCAGAGCCCCAAAGACAGACCCCTGACTGCCCCAGCCCAAACTGGGGCAAAGGTCACGACCCCAGGCACACCAACCAAGCCCCTGTTGACACCGCAGCTACCAAAGCTCCAGCAAGCACCCACGTCCCACCACAGACCTCTGCACACACCCATGTCCCACCCTCCTCCACTGCAGGCGCACCACCCTGTCAGCACTGAAAAGACTGCCTCCAGTCAG CCAATCATCACACAGAGCGCCACCGTCACCAAGATCACATTTGGCAGCTCCCACCATTCATCGCCGGTCTTCAGCAGCGGCGAGGCCACTGCCAAACTGATCCCCGAGTCCAGCTCTGGGCCCTCTGGAGACAAGCCCTCGGTGTCGGACATCCTGAAGATCTCCATGATGGAAGCGGAAATCGATCCGAGCACAGAGCCCATGGTGGTGGATTCTTCCAGCGACTGTGGCCCACTGGGAAAAGCCCTGGAGGTCCAGGCCGTGTCAGGCACGCTGGACTCGGGCCAGTTTATAAGCAGCTCTGGGGCCTCAATGCATCACTCCCACACAAAGCCTCAGCAATTCAGCTGCATGCAGGGCCTCACAGCACAGAGGAGCAAAGAAGACCTAGAGGTCATTGAG